The Flavobacterium galactosidilyticum nucleotide sequence TAGAAAAAACCGGAATTCTATCTTATTTTGATGCTATCGTTGATGGAAATGATGTGACTAATGCCAAGCCAGATCCAGAAGTTTTTCTAATTGCAGCTAAATTATTAAATGTAAAACCCGAAAATGCAGTTGTTTTTGAAGATTCAGTTGCAGGAATTCAGGCTGCGAATATTGCCAACATGATAAGCATAGGAATTGGAGATAAAACTATTTTGCATGAAGCAAAGTATGTCTTTCAAGATTTCACAGTAATAAGCGAACAATTTTTAAAAGAATTATAACCATATAATTTTTTAACGCAAGACTAATTAAAAGCTATAATTAGTACACCTGTCAGCAAACCTTTAGTGTTTCCAAGATCGTGTGCTACTTTAAACGAAAAACAAATGAATCAAGATTATATAAAACCAGACAATTGGTGCATCATAGAAGAGGGATTTAACAGAGAAAGTGTTAAATCATCTGAAAGCTTATTTAGCATTGGCAACGGAGCCATGGGACAACGCGCTAACTTTGAAGAAAGTTATACTGGAGAGACCTTTCAAGGAAGTTACATCGCCGGAATTTATTATCCAGATAAAACTAAAGTGGGTTGGTGGAAAAACGGCTATCCTGAATATTTTGCAAAGGTATTAAATGCCCCAAACTGGATTGGGATAGATGTTGAAATAAACGGAGAAAAGCTAGATTTAAATACTTGTTCGTCGGTTAGAAATTTCAGACGGGTGTTAAACATGAAAGAAGGTTTGTACACGCGATCTTTTGAAGCTATCTTGAAAAACGGCACCGAAATTTCAGTTCATGCCACTCGTTTTCTCTCTCTTAATCTAGATGAAGTTGGATTAATTAATTATGAAATCATTCCTCTAAATAAGGATTCTAAAATCGTTTTTAAACCCTACATCGACGCAGGCGTGACCAATGAAGATGCCAATTGGGAAGAAAAATTCTGGGAACCACTGGACGTGAAAAAATCTGGAAATGAAGCTTTTGTAACTGCCCAAACTTTTAAAACGCATTTTAAAGTAACGACTTTTATGCATAACACCATCTTATCTAATGGTGAAAAAACAGCTATTTCGCCTTCAAATATTGATGTCAATAATGATAAAATCCAGTTTAGTTATGATGTAATTGTGGCTCAAGGCCAAAAAACATCAATACAGAAAATAGGAGGCTACACCGTTTCCTTGAATCATGATAACACGCTTACAGCTGCTGAAAAAGTGATTCAATCCGCTTTAGTATTAGGGTATAATAAAATACTACAAGACCAAATCGAATCTTGGGCAAAAATCTGGGAAATGTCAGACATTACAATAGAAGGTGATATTAAGGCACAGCAAGGAATTCGTTTCAATATTTTTCAGTTGAACCAAACCTATTTAGGAAAAGATTCTCGCTTAAATATTGGTCCAAAAGGATTTACAGGCGAGAAATATGGCGGATCGACCTATTGGGACACAGAAGCGTACTGTATCCCGTTTTACATGGCCACAAAAGATCAGGAAGTAGCTCGAAACTTACTAGCATACCGCTATAATCAGCTGGATAAAGCAATTGAAAACGCTACTAAATTAGGATTTTCTAATGGCGCAGCTTTATATCCAATGGTAACTATGAATGGCGAAGAATGCCACAATGAATGGGAAATTACATTTGAAGAAATTCATAGAAATGGGGCCATCGCATTTGCAATCTTTAACTTTTATAGATACACTGGTGATTACAGCTATATTCCTGAAAAAGGATTGGAAGTACTAATAGCCATCGCACGGTTCTGGCACCAAAGAGCCAATTTTTCTACTCACAAAAAACAATATGTAATTCTAGGAGTAACAGGTCCTAACGAGTACGAAAACAACGTCAACAATAATTTTTACACTAATTATATTGCTAAATGGTGTCTTGAATACACTTACCAACAAATTCAAAAAGTGTCTATTGAATATCCGTTAGATCATAAAAGAATTACCGAAAAAGTAAAAATAACAGATTCCGAATTACAATCATGGAAGAAAGTTTCAGACAATATGTACTTTCCATTTTCAGAGGAGCATAATGTGTATTTACAGCAAGACGGATTTTTAGATAAAGAACTTCTTCGGGTAGCTGACTTGGACAAAAGCCAAAGACCAATCAATCAAAAATGGTCTTGGGACCGAATTTTGCGTTCACCGTATATCAAACAAGCCGATGTATTACAATGTTTTTATTTCTTTGAAGATCATTTCACTAAAGAAGAATTAAAAAATAATTTTGAATTTTACGAGTCCTTTACTGTGCATGAAAGTTCGCTATCTCCTTGTGTGCATTCGATCCAAGCATCTTTGCTAGATAAAATGGACATGGCATACAGCTTCTACTTAAGAACTTCTAGATTAGATCTTGATGATTATAACAAAGAAGTGGAAGAAGGGTGTCATATTACATCCATGGCTGGAACTTGGATGAGTATTGTAGAAGGTTTTGGAGGGATGCGAATAAAAGATAATAAACTTCATTTTTCTCCAAAAATTCCTAAAGAATGGCAAGAATACTCTTTTAAAATCAACTTTAGAAATCAGATACTAAAAGTAGTCATTACCCAAAAAGAAACAAGCTTTTATACAAGCGGCGACAATGATTTACATATCATGGTCGATGGAAAATCAGTCTTGGCTAAAAAACTTGTATAAATAATCAATCAATATTTTTATCTAAAATAAGAACTATGAAAAAGTTAATTTTCGCTTTCTTTTTTTTGTTGGCAATTTGTACTACGAGTATAGCACAACAAATAAAATCACCCGAAGGAAATTTCATTATGGAGTTTTCTTTGCTTAAAGACGGAACACCAACCTACAGCCTTACCTATAAAAATAAGGAAGTAATAAAACCTAGTAAATTAGGTCTAGAATTAAAAAACGACAAAAAATCACTTTTAAATGATTTTGTAGTGGTGGATAGCAAAACATCAACTTTTGACGAAACCTGGCAACCAGTATGGGGTGAAGTCAATAAAATACGCAATCACTATAATGAGTTGGCAGTAACTTTAAATCAAAAAGAAACCGATAGAAAAATTATAATTCGCTTTCGATTATTTGCTGACGGTTTGGGCTTCCGCTATGAATTCCCAGCGCAGAAAAACCTAACTTATTTTATAGTCAAGGAAGAGAAAACGCAATTTGCAATGACAGGCGATCATACTGCATTCTGGATCCCTGGCGATTATGACACCCAAGAATACGATTACACACAATCAAAATTATCTGAAATTAGAGAATTAAGTGAAAAAGCATATACCGCAAATGTTTCGCAAAAATCATTTTCAACAACGGGAGTACAGACCTCTTTAATGATGAAATCAGCTGACGGATTATACATCAACTTACACGAAGCAGCCTTAATTAATTATTCCTGCATGCATTTGAACTTAGATGACAAGAACATGATTTTTGAATCTTGGCTAACACCAGATGCAAACGGAGACAAAGGCAACTTGCAAGCTCCTAATAATTCCCCTTGGAGAACAATAATTGTGAGCGACGACGCTCGCGAAATTTTAGCTTCAAAAATGACTTTGAATCTAAATGATCCCTCTAAAATTGAAGATACATCATGGATAAAACCTGTTAAATACATTGGCGTATGGTGGGAAATGATTACAGGAAAAAGCTCGTGGGCTTATACGAATGAATTGTCTTCAATCCAACTTGGCGTTACGGATTATAAAAAAGTAAAACCAAACGGAACGCATGCAGCTAATACGGCTCATGTAAAAGATTATATTGATTTTGCATCTAAGCACGGTTTTGATGCTGTTTTAGTTGAAGGTTGGAATGAAGGCTGGGAAGATTGGTTCGGAAATTCAAAGGATTATGTATTTGATTTTGTCACACCATATCCGGATTTCGACGTAAAAGGAATTCATGCTTACGCAAAAGCAAAAGGAGTAAAAATGATTATGCATCATGAAACCTCTGGCTCTGTTCGTAATTACGAACGCCACATGGATAAAGCATATCAATTTATGAATGACAATGGGTATAACGCTGTTAAAAGTGGTTACGTAGGCGCAATTTTACCTAACGGCGAAAATCATTACAATCAATGGGCAATAAACCATTATCAATATGCGCTGGAAAAAGCAGCTGAGTATAAAATCATGGTTAATGCTCACGAGGCAGTTCGTCCTACTGGAATTTCAAGAACTTATCCTAATTTAATAGGTAACGAATCAGCCAGAGGAACTGAATATCAAGCTTTCGGCGGTTCAAAAGCAAATCACGTCACTGTATTACCTTTTACAAGATTAATTGGAGGCCCAATGGATTATACTCCTGGTATTTTTGAAATGGACGTAAGCAAATTGAATCCTGATAACAAATCGCATGTAAACAGTACTATCGCAAATCAGTTAGCACTTTACGTAACAATGTACAGCCCATTGCAAATGGCAGCTGATTTAATCGAACATTATAATCAATTTCCAGACGCTTTTCAATTCATCAAAGATGTTGCTATAGACTGGGACGACAGCAAATATTTAGAAGCGGAACCTGGCGAGTATATTACTGTTGCTCGTAAAGCGAAAGGCACAAATAACTGGTTTTTAGGGAATGTAAATGGAAATAACAGCCGTACATCAACCATTAATTTTGATTTCTTAGAAAAAGACAAAAAATATACCGCCACTGTTTATGCTGATGCAAAAGACGCAAATTATAAAACAAACCCTCAAGCATATACTATCAAAAAAATTAAAGTAACCAACAAGTCAAAACTATCGCAACTATCAGCTCCTGGCGGAGGTTACGCGATAAGTATAATGGAAAACAAATAAAGGAATACGAACAACTAATAGTTGTAAAAATCATTAGTTGCCTTCCACTTTTAATAGTCTAAATTTTTCATGAAAATTGCGGTATCAAAGTATCAATTAATATTAAAAAAAATGAACAAGTATTCAATTGCCCTTTTATTACTTATCTTGACAATCTCAACAAGTTGTAACAGTTCAAAAAAGATGACAGATAAAACTAAAAAATTTGATAAAACTCCATTTGTTTGGGAAGGAGCTAATGTATACTTTCTTTTGACTGATCGTTTTTACAATGGAGACACATCAAATGATGTCAACTATAACAGGACTAAAAAAACGGGAAAACTTCGTGGTTTTGAAGGTGGTGACATTAAAGGAATTTCTAAGAAAATCGACGAAGGATATTTTGACAAATTAGGAATAAATGCAATCTGGCTAACACCAATTGTAGAGCAAATTCATGATGGCGTGGATGAAGGAACGGGCATGAGTTACGGCTTTCACGGTTATTGGACTAGAGATTGGACAAATTTAGACCCAAACTTTGGAACAAAAGAAGACCTCGCAGAATTAGTAAAAAAAGCACATGCAAATGGAATCAGAATCATATTAGATGCTGTCATAAATCATACTGGACCTGTTACTAGCGAAGATACAGTTTGGCCCAGTGACTGGGTGAGAACTGGCCCCAATTGTGATTATAAGACTTTCGAAAGCACTACAGCTTGCACACTTGTCACTAATCTACCGGATATAAAAACAGAAAATAATGAAGATGTTGCTTTACCGCCATTCCTTATCGAAAAATGGAAAAAAGAAGGCCGTTACGACAAAGAAATGAAAGAACTAGATGCTTTTTTTGCTCGAACCGGATATCCAAAAGCGCCAAAATATTATATCATAAAGTGGCTTACAGATTATATTTTAGATTATGGAATTGATGGTTATCGAGCAGATACTGTCAAACATACCGAAGCAAATGTATGGACTGATTTTAAAAAACAATGCGATTATGCATTTGCGACCTGGAAGAAAAATAATCCTACTGAAGTACTGGACAATAATCCATTTTTTACCATAGCTGAAGTATATAATTACGGAATAGGTGGTGGACAAGAATTCGATTTTGGAGACAAAAAAATAAACTATTTCAAAAATGGTTTTAATAGTATGATTAATTTTGAATTCAAATACGACGCACAGAAGGATTATCAATTCATATTCGCAAAATATTCTCAAAAATTAAACAATGAATTCAAGGGGTACA carries:
- a CDS encoding glycoside hydrolase family 97 protein; its protein translation is MKKLIFAFFFLLAICTTSIAQQIKSPEGNFIMEFSLLKDGTPTYSLTYKNKEVIKPSKLGLELKNDKKSLLNDFVVVDSKTSTFDETWQPVWGEVNKIRNHYNELAVTLNQKETDRKIIIRFRLFADGLGFRYEFPAQKNLTYFIVKEEKTQFAMTGDHTAFWIPGDYDTQEYDYTQSKLSEIRELSEKAYTANVSQKSFSTTGVQTSLMMKSADGLYINLHEAALINYSCMHLNLDDKNMIFESWLTPDANGDKGNLQAPNNSPWRTIIVSDDAREILASKMTLNLNDPSKIEDTSWIKPVKYIGVWWEMITGKSSWAYTNELSSIQLGVTDYKKVKPNGTHAANTAHVKDYIDFASKHGFDAVLVEGWNEGWEDWFGNSKDYVFDFVTPYPDFDVKGIHAYAKAKGVKMIMHHETSGSVRNYERHMDKAYQFMNDNGYNAVKSGYVGAILPNGENHYNQWAINHYQYALEKAAEYKIMVNAHEAVRPTGISRTYPNLIGNESARGTEYQAFGGSKANHVTVLPFTRLIGGPMDYTPGIFEMDVSKLNPDNKSHVNSTIANQLALYVTMYSPLQMAADLIEHYNQFPDAFQFIKDVAIDWDDSKYLEAEPGEYITVARKAKGTNNWFLGNVNGNNSRTSTINFDFLEKDKKYTATVYADAKDANYKTNPQAYTIKKIKVTNKSKLSQLSAPGGGYAISIMENK
- a CDS encoding glycoside hydrolase family 65 protein, which gives rise to MNQDYIKPDNWCIIEEGFNRESVKSSESLFSIGNGAMGQRANFEESYTGETFQGSYIAGIYYPDKTKVGWWKNGYPEYFAKVLNAPNWIGIDVEINGEKLDLNTCSSVRNFRRVLNMKEGLYTRSFEAILKNGTEISVHATRFLSLNLDEVGLINYEIIPLNKDSKIVFKPYIDAGVTNEDANWEEKFWEPLDVKKSGNEAFVTAQTFKTHFKVTTFMHNTILSNGEKTAISPSNIDVNNDKIQFSYDVIVAQGQKTSIQKIGGYTVSLNHDNTLTAAEKVIQSALVLGYNKILQDQIESWAKIWEMSDITIEGDIKAQQGIRFNIFQLNQTYLGKDSRLNIGPKGFTGEKYGGSTYWDTEAYCIPFYMATKDQEVARNLLAYRYNQLDKAIENATKLGFSNGAALYPMVTMNGEECHNEWEITFEEIHRNGAIAFAIFNFYRYTGDYSYIPEKGLEVLIAIARFWHQRANFSTHKKQYVILGVTGPNEYENNVNNNFYTNYIAKWCLEYTYQQIQKVSIEYPLDHKRITEKVKITDSELQSWKKVSDNMYFPFSEEHNVYLQQDGFLDKELLRVADLDKSQRPINQKWSWDRILRSPYIKQADVLQCFYFFEDHFTKEELKNNFEFYESFTVHESSLSPCVHSIQASLLDKMDMAYSFYLRTSRLDLDDYNKEVEEGCHITSMAGTWMSIVEGFGGMRIKDNKLHFSPKIPKEWQEYSFKINFRNQILKVVITQKETSFYTSGDNDLHIMVDGKSVLAKKLV
- a CDS encoding alpha-amylase family glycosyl hydrolase, with product MNKYSIALLLLILTISTSCNSSKKMTDKTKKFDKTPFVWEGANVYFLLTDRFYNGDTSNDVNYNRTKKTGKLRGFEGGDIKGISKKIDEGYFDKLGINAIWLTPIVEQIHDGVDEGTGMSYGFHGYWTRDWTNLDPNFGTKEDLAELVKKAHANGIRIILDAVINHTGPVTSEDTVWPSDWVRTGPNCDYKTFESTTACTLVTNLPDIKTENNEDVALPPFLIEKWKKEGRYDKEMKELDAFFARTGYPKAPKYYIIKWLTDYILDYGIDGYRADTVKHTEANVWTDFKKQCDYAFATWKKNNPTEVLDNNPFFTIAEVYNYGIGGGQEFDFGDKKINYFKNGFNSMINFEFKYDAQKDYQFIFAKYSQKLNNEFKGYSVLNYLSSHDDGSPFDAKRARSKETATKLLLSPGMSQVYYGDESARSLIINGTEGDATLRSFMNWDQIKSNPETQATVLHWQKLGQFRRNHPAIGAGVHQQIASIPYTFSRTFSKDNYDDKIIVGLDLSSGVKEIAVGTIFEDGTALQDAYSGKQAVVKNGAITIDTTFDIVLLELKKN